The region atcagaaaataaaagccttCGTCTGATTTCACCTCTGACCTGCAGGATCGAGGAGCAGCTCGGAGACAAGGCCAAGTTTGCCGGTAAACACTTCCGCCACCCAAAGATCCACTAAAGCTCCATCCTGCCTTCCTCTCTGTCGCCGTGACAACTGACTGACAACTGATGACCCCTGAGGCCCCTCCCCCTACAGCTGGgggtgagaggtcagaggtcacagtggGTTTGACCCTGCCTTCTCAGCTATAATTCCATTAATGATGTTTTctacataaaacacaaagattcAATAAAGACTTAAGAACAAAACAACCCCGGCTTCATTCACTGACAGTGTCTTTTAAGAAACACGACTCTGATGGTGTGTGATGATGAACGCATGAATGCCACTGGTTGTGTTAAAATACACTAGAACAGAGGTGTTCAAAGTCCGACTCATCATGCTCTAAGTTAAGGAACTAAAGTTCCCATAAAGCCTTATAAGGCAGCGAGTTACGCTGTGGCTGTTGGGCCTGGTTTTATAACCTatatctgtttccattcagtcaaactgtcccgttaaaagctgctgaaccagctgtgatcagctcctgttctcagtgtagccgtggatgtTCAGACAACTGCCACcggatcactgtgatactgagggaaacttaaaaacaggaagattctgaatgaagttctgcagcctctttttcttctggttTCTACTCGGATTTCTGGAGCTTCGGAGATCGGAGATCACGATTTCCTCAGGAAGTAGACGTCAGactgaatcatatcaacatctgcttcctgtctctgtgttcagatctgacCCAGTTATCATTCTGAGAATAAGTGTGATTATTGATGCAAAGTGCAGCAAGGGAGCtctaaatgttttaaagtacCTTAATTTCCTCCCCGTGTGTAGCAATTTAAAAACCCCTGCGCTAGAGGACGCTTGAATCCGTGCAGCTTCAATAATAATACCCAGTAACAGAAATATAAtcacaataaatacaattataATATAACACAAAATACTGCCCAACAAGGCAGAGAGCAGTAAGAGCAGAAACAGTAAAGAAATTGCCACAGACCTTGAATAAAACTTGTACTCATGTTTGGACGATCAAAAGTGCAGGAAAATTCAGTATCTACAGACAAACTGTCCTCTCAGCTGAACTGATGAACTAGTCTAGTAAATTAATCTGTATTTGAATACATGTAATATGTGATTAAAAGGAAACTTAACCACATCAAATTATACAAATTCCACTAAAGTCAAAGGCTGAGATGGCAGTTTTCTACTGCCTCATTAAAACTGAAGTACTAACCCGTTGAATCATCAGAACTGATTTATCAGTTACAGGGAACAGGTTGGAAAAAAGACGTCAACTGTGGTTTGCTCATTTTACCCGCTGTTTTTTGCAGCTTACACATCCCTGAGgcaaaatttttttatttggtttaataaaTATCAGAAGGTCAGAGTCACCTTTGACCAAATATGCAGTTCttgatattttgttgttgaGGAGCAGAAAGTTCCAAGTTCTCAAACAAGAATAAAGTGGTCAGACGAACTACGATCTATGAACCGTAGCTGCTCGTAGTTAATTATTTGGTGTCCGGGAGTCTGGGTTGTTCAGCTGGAGTTTGACTCAAGGCTTTGTGGAGTAAAGATAAATCAGTTTTCAATAAACTGTACCAGGGGCCAGCCTTTATATTTAGGTCACGTATGTGGAAAAGAAGGTTATTTCTAAGGAACGAGATAAGAGCTGCACAGAAGCAGATTTACAAAGTGTACGTTCTTCCGGAGACAAACTATTGAGCTACAAAGCCGCAGTTCTGCCTTCTCATTCTCTATTAGCCCTTTTCCATCGATGCGGTGCCGGTGCGTGATCTAGAACCGGTTCCATGCAtttccagcaaaaaaaagtGTGGCACCGACACAGCTCCACAAAAACGCCGGACCAAAAGTTGGAACCACTGACGTCAGTGGCTATGGGAGGGGCTACCACAAGACGTTCTCTGCCATTTTTAGCAAACACGAGCAACAGCGAGACGCTTTCCGAAACCTTCAGACGCAAGATCTAATGATTGTCAAAGTAAATCAGCGAACGACTCAAAGGACTGATTCATTGAGTCCTGGAAAATCTTCAGGATCCTTTATAAACTCCTCATGGACCAAGTGAACCTATCATGGAAATCTGGGACCTTCCCAAGGACCTTGGAACCCCCCAAAGATCTCGATAGCCTCTTTAAGGACCCATCATACATCTTCAAGGACTTTTAGAATTTCCTTGAGGACCCCTGGAAACTCTTCAAGGCCGGACGGAACAAACTTTGTTGTACAGTCCAAGCAAAACATTAACAGTTTTTGTATCTTTTGAATTATGAACTCATTCAAACTTTCATATCTGAGGATTTTTCTCACtgagagaaaacaataaatgacaacaaataaatgtgaaCAGTTCCACGAGTGTCTTCTGatgaaaaaagaacattaacctaattttagcttttttgtgaatgaaaaataacCCATCTGTGATGCAGCgacacaaaacagaaatagcCCAAAGATTTCTCACACTCAACTGGAGTCCATTAttcatgtccacacacacacacacacatgcactgttGTGACGTCAATGCTGTTGAGGTTGAGGAGTTTGGGGTGAAGGCAGCCTGTTGCCTGGTGATGAGCAGCAGCCGTGTGAAGTTTCGCTGAAGGAGAGAGGTGAtgctctgaaaacagaaacacaacctCTTTAAATTGAACTTAACATTAGTAACTGAATCCTCAAATGTCTCTGAGTCACGTAGACGTGTCTCTGGTTGTTGTGAACACAGACAGTGAATTCTCTCcatctgcagctctgcagctttttagcctcttttagctcctagtttttgtttccatccaccGTTTTATGCACAATTTCAATTCGTGCAAAGAAAAATCTGAGTTCAAACTAAATCTATTAAAAAATGTGGTACTTCCTGAAGGACCATGGAACCCTTCAAGGACTCAGGGGGCCTGCAATGACATCTGGTGGTTTCAGGACCCCTATAACTTCCTCATGGACTCATGAAACTTCATCAAAGACTGTACCTCTAAAGGACTCCAGGATCCTCTTCAAGGACCCCCGAAACCTCCTGAATGACTCAAATAAGCTATCACAGGGCCCCTGTAGACCCTTCAAAGCCACATGGAACCTCCTTGTGGGCCTTGGAACATCCTTAAGGACCTTTAGAATCTCTTCAGGGACCACTTCAGCTCCATCACTGACATTTAGCACTCCCTCAAGAACCCCTGGAAAATCTTCAAGGACCATTGTAGCCTCCCTATGAACGACTGCTACCTTATAAAGGACAGTGGGACCCTTCAAGGGCTCCTGGGACGTTTGCAGGGACCATTTTAGCCCTCTCGAGTATTTGTAGAACCTTCAGAGGAACCACGGAACCCTCTCAAGGACTCCATGAAGCTGTTCAACCACCTCCAGAACCTCCTCAAGGTATCCTGGAAcagtttttgtcttgtttaacCTGGTTTGTGAGGACGTGAGTCGAGTTGTTAGCAGGGTGTGTGTCGCTGTTGGGGGGGGTAGGAATGTTGTGTGcgtcaccacacacacacacacacacacacacacacacacacacacacacacacacacacaggattatAACCTGCGCTGTTGTGATCAGcaacctctttctctctaatATGGTGATTGATGAGCTattatccgtgtgtgtgtgtgtgtgtgtgtgtgtgcgtgtgtgttttatatgcaGGGTCGATGACGTTGGAGGCTGAATGGGGGGCGGGGTTTTGTCTGACTGAGACAAAGCCGATGGGGGGgtcattaaacacacacacacacatacacacctatcCTTCAGACCATGTGAACCTCTGTAGCCACGCCCCTTCCACAGGAAATAGTTGCCATCGACGACCCGGTCGCCACGGTGATGGTTTATGAGGAGGCAGGACGAccgaggtcagaggtcatgagGAGAGAGAGCGTTTTCAGTACAGACAGAATTCTGGGCTTTGATTGGCTagaagatgaggaagatgatGGTGCTGTCAGAAAGTTTTGAATCAGAGCTCCAGGTGTGTCAACCTGcaggtaaccatggcaacaggacTTATGCCATAGGCTGCATTAGCAGTTAACTGACTCAAGGACCCCTGGAACTTCCACAAGTTAACCTGGAACCTCTTCAACAACTGTTTGAGCCCCCACATGGAACTCCAGTTCGTGGACTCCAGGATCCTCTTCAAAGACATCTGCAACCTCCTTAACAACTCTAAAGGACCTTGAAATCCCTCAAGGACACCAGGAACCTGTTCTGGCATCGGCATAAAACATTAGGAACCCCTGAAACCCACTCAAGGACCCGTTTAGCCTCTCCATTGACTTCTGGTACCTTGTCGTGTACTCCTGGAACATCCTCAAGGACTCCAGGCCTTGAGGATTAAAGAgagatgttttatttgtgaatgAACTCTTACTCAGGTGATCAATTAGTGAATCATTGCATCTGATTGGTtgatatttttacctttttgttttcacatgtacaacaaacacacaaacacagtgtgaaatgatgtgtgtgtgtgtgtgtgagagagagactgtcgTCGGGGGTGACAGCAGTAAGAATGTGTGACATCACAGCGATCGGTCGTATATAAGCGTCGGTCTGCAGGTCGACCACAGACCCGTCCTGACAcaggacagacacaaacaaaccaaactcctccaaaaaaacatccaaacttTATAGTCTTTTACGACATCATCTGACACCAATAATCACTCATTTTTAttggagaaaaatattttgattgaaAACTTTTGGGCAGGACACATGACTGAGTGACGACCAGCAGGATCTTCTGGAGTCTGttgggatttttgtttttaatctgtataTTTGTTGGAATATTTCTCTTCTTATTTCTGTGTCAGTAAGTTCTGCTGTTTATCCTTTTCACTGATATGTTTGCACTTCACGTGTGGTAAAGTTCAGAATTTTCCAAAGCTGCATCTGCTGCTGGAACAACCTCACAGAGATCAATAAAGTTTCTGATGATTTAATCTGATTTGATATAACCTCATCAATCTAATCTAATccaaattgattaaaaataatctaataatgtaGATTAAGAAAATCTGAATAGACTGAAGTTGTTAACTTCACCAACAAAATCTAATCTGCTCTAAAAAGaatctattttttaaaactataatTAAATCTATTCTGATCTAAAGCCACAgtttaataaaacatgtaatttagtttttaaaaatctgattaaatcTGATTTATCTAATCgcattcattaaaaataatctaatccaatttaaaaaaatctagtCTAATCTGAttgacaaatttgaaaaaaatctaattcaatctcatttaataaaaactgttctgacatttaatctaactttgaaaaaaatcaaatctaattCAGTTTCTGAAAATCTAatcttatctttttttctgatctaaattgattaaaaaactCCAGTCAAATCTGATCTAAGCAATCCTTTAAAATACAGTCTtgtctacatttatttaatccatTTTGAACAAtgtaatcttttaaaaaaaatcctatgtAATCAAATGTAGATAGTCTAATAGACACATTTTATCTAATATAATCCTTAAACGATAATCCCATGCTATTTGAATGCATACATTAAAGATGTAAAATCCAAGGTAATCTCATCTAATCAATCAAATCTAATGTAATCCGACCTAATATGAAACCAGAAACAAACTGAAGTCTTGAAGTGAAAGCGCAAACAGAGCAGGgctggtgggggtggggggctcaGAGAAGGGGGGCGTATTTCAAAGCTCTGGTTCTCTGcaataataaactgaacatGATTAATAGTGATATTGTTTATGAACTGTAATGAACACCATTAACCACTTTGAATATTCTTTACATAGGAGCAagacccccagactgaaagagacacaagacCACTACAAACAATGTgcttgtgtctcttttcagttgttttgcattttgtaatGTCTCCGTCTCTTTTGTCCAGCCGAATctctttttacacattttacatccTTTTTGACTCTTTGTGCACACCGTGTCTTTTGTGGTCATCCGGCATTTTCTTTGGCTGTTGTGCGTCTCTCTGTGGTTGGTTCGTGTCTCACCCTGGTGCTGGTGGTGGCGGACAACCGCAGCCTGTCACAGCTGAAACAGCCCAGGATGCGACATCACAAGATTGTGACCCAACAGCCTCCGACCAATGAGAACACGGGACAGTCTGTTACCATGGcgttatttgtttaatttaatcttttttgtcttttttgtctcttttccctCCAAACAAAGATGgcttcctcatcttcctcatgctcttttgttcctctcctcctcctcttcctcaccgTCGCCGTGGAGTCGAGACCTTCCTCACAACGAGACGACAAACAGGTCTGTGGAGAccatcatcgtcgtcatcatctACAGCACCTTCATCCTCACACCTCTGCTCAACCTTACCTTCCTTGTcatgctcttttcttttcattttcttttccctccattGTCTTCATCTTGGTCTTCATcatctttattttcctcctcGTCATCATTTGTTACTCTTCGTCTTCTTGTTCctattttcctcttcctctctgtcacttCTAGCCTCATTTCTCGAGCCTTCAACtcgtcctcatcctcatccttcaTCTGTTTAATCATCACCTTCACCTTGGGTTCCATTACTGTCATactcttcatcatcttcatgtTTATCttcatcaaatcaaacacaaattaaaagttgatgactgatgactgatgacTTCATTTTGAAACCTGGAGTTTACCAGGTCCGGATGTAGACGCCGAGGCAGAGTCAGCGACCGGAACAAAGTTAGAGCTTGttacttttttcagtctttggaTTCATACGACGCTTCTCGTCATTGGTCacaaatatcatcatcatcatcatcatcactgaggCGACAGTAACATTTCAGTCAGGTACAGTCACATTAGTAAAGCTGTTTCAATCAGCTCGACAGAAGAACAGCTCTGCTTTCGGAAACGGAAGCTGCATCTCAGGCTTCCTCTAATGTTTTCTCTGGTGTGATGTAGGGTTTAGtacaatactgtatgtgtgcagggGAGCGTCGGTGTGGATCTGCTGTGGCGGGAAGCTTTAGACCGCCGGACCGCTTCTCGTCACCCCCGGGGTGAACTAAACACCCAGGTTCACACCAACGGCAGTGCCTGGGAGTCACCTGCAGAACGTAAAGCggcaacagagagacagaacatgAGCACAGGGACATGTAGAATGatcccaaaaaacaaacaaccacaaagagacaaacaaacagccacGAAGAGACGTTTCCAGTCTTGGTGTCTTGCTCCTGTATAGGAGGGGTGGCGGATTGGGCCCAGGGGCCAGTTGTCACGTCATCCGTCCATGAGTTGGAACTTTCCTTGGACAAGTGCAGATGATAAACCATATGGAAGTTGGGTTTGACATTGtgacctctctctcctcaggtgTTACGCTCTCTGTTTGGCTctcgtctctcttctctcatcttgGCCCCGCCCACCTATGATGATGTCACTGAGGGCTCAGCTGGACgtcccgcctcctcctccttttctccctccgGGAGATTTGCTGTGAGTGGCGGCGCTGTGAGGGGATTGGTGGACAAACAGGAGGCGGTCCCTCGGTTCTTTTTCGACTTTCTGCGGCGACAGGCCAAGATGAGGAGGCGGAGCCGGAAGTCGATggtgggaggaagaggatgcTTCGGGATGAAGATGGACCGCATCGGCTCCATCAGCGGGCTGGGCTGTTAGAGACGTATGAGTGTTCGTGTTACCATGGTGACACCTGTCCTCCAGACGTCCTGTAGGTCTTCCAGgatgttgccatggtaaccacCATCCCTCCAGAACACTGACCTCAGGTTACCGTGTGAACCTCTGTCCTCCAGAATGCCTGCGTCATGTCGCGTCATTGTTTGACTCATTTGACCTCTGTGAAGTCACCGCAGGTGACCCCAAGTTGACCCTgcatgacctctgacccccagGATCACCTGGTCCATCAGTCAGAAACTTCATGTTGGAACTTTACTAATGAAAGACTGTTAAAGGAAAGATACAACTGATCTAGTGAGGTAGACACAGGTAGACATCAATCCTActaatgacctctgacctctgacccctggcTACAACACAGCCAGCAgcaaaatttgtgtgtgtgtgtgacgacCATGTGTTAGacatgcagatgtgtgtgtgattgtgcgtACGCGAGTGTGTGTTCGTGGACCAGCTGCAGGCTGACTGcagtaaataaaacagaaactccACTTGGCTCTTTGTTGCTTCATTGTGtcattaatcattttcattccacatttaatttactgtgtttgtctgtgtgtgtgtgtgtgtgtgtgtgtgtgtgtgtagctcgTAGTGAACTCACAGAGAACTGTCACCAGCTTTGCAGCTCTTATGGtttatgtacatttactgtacgGTTCAGTCTCAGACTTCGTTCACAATAagctgttgaatttttaaatgtgttttccatATGAAGACGATCAGTGTCCGCGCTGACAGAGTCCCCAGGTGGTTTTAGTAGAGAGCTCTTTCCACAGTCAAACACCTGAACTAGACAAAAACAGGTcaatctcttcttcttcactctctTTTCAGCTACACAACAACTGCATCACAGCAACATCTGGCGAGGAGAGAGACAGTCTGTTAAACCTCCTGCTCGCTGTGGTCATctcactgtgttttaatgcagctcaGTTCAACATAcactttttctcatttactgatttttcctttttctacgAGTATACAACATAGAATAAAAAGTAAGTTGGCTGTGGCTCATATACCTGTTACCCTGCTGATCAAACCACTGACTAAATAAACAGGAATACAGTTTGATGacaactagagctgaaatgatcatcTGATTAATGGATTAGCGGActgacacaacaacaaaaagttaTCCAGCTTCACAAATCCTTACGACAGCTGTAGACATTTTCTATTATGTCACGAGGGGGACGTTTACAGACATCGTTGCTAccttagcgcctttgtcgctagatttaccgacttttcagaccctttagggacttttcttcacaaaagcacttagcAACATATCTAGCGACTTTTCGGTCAAACCTTAGCTGGTCTCCGTAGAAGAGCGAGCACACACCtttatgtgtctcattcaatttcCCGCACGTCAGCTGAAACAGACCCgaatgagcctctaactttctctctgactgatcattttacaggtgaATACACCTGAAATCGCAGCTCggccgtcgtctttaactcatgtgtctgtTCGGTTttaaaaccaggatttcagcagcagagcagcagctcggcAGTGACAAgtggttaacatgtcgtctcaacgggccacgtttcagtcactgtttcatccTTGTTccgttttctgacaacagaagcagaagaacatgtagatgagaacagctttattgggaattcagccgcattaaaacactgtatttgtgagcacagagagtaggagacaGATAAAGGGCGAGTCCAGCCACATTCTAGGatttgacctggtcttgtttaaatgattttctgcttctATTTTTCTACACGTTATTTATTGAATTATCAAGATTATGTCCCTCTAAcgtaaaataaattaaatcataaaataaacataaattacaGAAA is a window of Xiphias gladius isolate SHS-SW01 ecotype Sanya breed wild chromosome 12, ASM1685928v1, whole genome shotgun sequence DNA encoding:
- the si:ch73-265d7.2 gene encoding C-type natriuretic peptide 2: MASSSSSCSFVPLLLLFLTVAVESRPSSQRDDKQVLRSLFGSRLSSLILAPPTYDDVTEGSAGRPASSSFSPSGRFAVSGGAVRGLVDKQEAVPRFFFDFLRRQAKMRRRSRKSMVGGRGCFGMKMDRIGSISGLGC